In Ferviditalea candida, the genomic window CTCCTGAATATTGCGCGTGATCCCGGGATCGGCGAACAGGCTGTTCTCCATTTGTTCAGCTGAAATCGTCGTATAGGAGTACCGCAGTTGGTTGATATCAAGTTCTTTTTCTGGCAAATAGCAACTTCCATCGAGCGTATAATATCGGTTGCCGCTGTTTTTCCAATATTCCCCGAAGCCGACGAAGGTCTCCACATCTTTTTCCGTAATATTCGTATTGGAAATTTCATAAACCGTCGACTGGTTTTCGTCAAAAAAGTAGGTTTGCACGACCTGATTTCCATCAATAAATATCCAAATCCGATTAATTTTTTGCGAATCGTAAAGGGTATCGCCCTTAATTGAGAAAATGCTGTGCAGCATATTCAGCGATATCCCCTTCAAATATCGAAGTTCGATGCCCTTGTAATTTTTCCTGGGCAGATCCCAATCAACGGAGTGCATGTTGGTTGCCCTCAAGCCATCAAACGCCCGTTCCCGCAAAATATTATAGATAAGTCCATAGAAGGTCGCATCCGGGTAAAACACGGTGTGCGTATCATCGCCGAAATGCAATAGGAGCTGCGCCGGATAAATCAGATTTTCCGCTTTTTCCTGGGTTCCGATCCTTTGGGTTGCGATATATTCCGTCTGATTGATCGATTCAAAATGCGGGGTGCTGTAGGCCAGCAAATAGCTTTGCACAAGACTGAACAGGATCAGCGCAAACAGCAGGACGGACTTTATGTTTTCTTTCATTTCCCCTCACTCCCCTCACGCTGTACCGGTAAAATGAAAGAAATGGTCGTGCC contains:
- a CDS encoding YycH family regulatory protein, with the translated sequence MKENIKSVLLFALILFSLVQSYLLAYSTPHFESINQTEYIATQRIGTQEKAENLIYPAQLLLHFGDDTHTVFYPDATFYGLIYNILRERAFDGLRATNMHSVDWDLPRKNYKGIELRYLKGISLNMLHSIFSIKGDTLYDSQKINRIWIFIDGNQVVQTYFFDENQSTVYEISNTNITEKDVETFVGFGEYWKNSGNRYYTLDGSCYLPEKELDINQLRYSYTTISAEQMENSLFADPGITRNIQEKDGTQIYTDGKRGLQVQQNRLWMLYSDSIAPVDGRFNESEELYTAVQFINQHGGWNGKYQFHSIRSSNREEGREFMFRQLVRSFPESYPIISSGEDNFGYIRIVLQNGAVSEYERSLIILDQKNDIKSSGSLPGGKQLEKMIADYDKRYKIIAVIPAYRPVIAKDYVDLIPAWAVERDDGTFDFLK